The Magnolia sinica isolate HGM2019 chromosome 10, MsV1, whole genome shotgun sequence genome includes a window with the following:
- the LOC131217253 gene encoding protein MANNAN SYNTHESIS-RELATED 2-like isoform X2 has protein sequence MKVEEKGISMLPMGKGPWKGNGQELKSCWAKPRSKEVDQPKGFITFSLSNGPEYHILQIADAVVITRYLGATLVLPDIRGRTPSEKRKFEEIYDVEKFMKSLDGVINIASEKPAEIAAKNLAVVRVPSRVSEDYIAENIEPIFRINGNLKLATYFPSVNMKIEETQKDADSVSCLAMFSALELQPEIHEVVDLMVRRLQTLSRKSDGQFVAVDLRVEMLQRKRCKESGGAGRKSCYNAEEVGEFLRKIGFDEDTTIYVTQSRWDESLHVLKNIFPKTYTKEGIMPADKKDKFLNSGYPEFEKAIDFYICSQSDVFVPAISGMFYANVAGKRISSGKTQILVPATIPGPSAPASDFISSYVSKKSHLAYSCFC, from the exons ATGAAGGTTGAGGAGAAAGGTATTTCCATGCTTCCGATGGGTAAAGGGCCTTGGAAGGGGAATGGCCAAGAGCTGAAATCTTGCTGGGCCAAgcctagatcaa AAGAGGTAGATCAGCCAAAAGGTTTCATTACATTCTCGTTATCTAATGGTCCAGAATATCACATCTTGCAG ATTGCGGATGCGGTCGTGATCACAAGGTATCTAGGGGCTACGCTTGTACTCCCTGACATCAGAGGAAGAACACCAAGTGAAAAGAG GAAATTTGAGGAAATCTATGACGTCGAGAAGTTCATGAAGAGCCTGGATGGTGTGATCAATATAGCAAGTGAGAAGCCAGCTGAAATAGCAGCAAAAAACCTTGCGGTTGTGAGGGTCCCAAGCAGGGTATCAGAAGACTACATTGCAGAAAACATTGAACCGATATTCCGAATTAACGGTAACTTGAAGCTTGCTACATACTTTCCTTCAGTAAACATGAAAATCGAGGAGACTCAGAAGGATGCGGATTCGGTCAGTTGCTTGGCAATGTTCAGCGCCCTCGAACTTCAACCGGAGATTCACGAAGTGGTCGACTTGATGGTCAGGAGGCTGCAGACCCTGAGTCGCAAGTCGGATGGCCAATTCGTCGCGGTGGATTTGAGGGTCGAGATGCTGCAAAGGAAAAGGTGCAAGGAAAGCGGAGGCGCAGGAAGGAAGAGTTGTTACAATGCAGAGGAGGTTGGCGAGTTCTTAAGGAAAATCGGGTTTGACGAGGACACCACAATTTATGTGACTCAGTCGCGGTGGGATGAAAGTCTCCATGTTTTGAAAAACATCTTCCCAAAAACTTATACTAAG GAAGGCATAATGCCTGCCGACAAGAAGGACAAGTTCCTTAACTCCGGGTATCCTGAATTTGAGAAGGCGATCGACTTCTACATCTGCTCTCAAAGCGACGTCTTTGTGCCTGCCATTTCCGGCATGTTCTACGCCAATGTTGCCGGAAAGAGGATATCTTCCGGCAAGACCCAGATACTAGTTCCAGCCACCATCCCCGGTCCGTCTGCCCCAGCCTCTGACTTCATCTCTTCTTATGTCTCTAAGAAAAGTCATTTGGCCTACTCGTGCTTCTGCTAA
- the LOC131217253 gene encoding protein MANNAN SYNTHESIS-RELATED 2-like isoform X1 yields the protein MGFDARQVLGAVLTFTMFAMLANMIRRDHFDSFQVIVPGPPAVHFDVMKVEEKGISMLPMGKGPWKGNGQELKSCWAKPRSKEVDQPKGFITFSLSNGPEYHILQIADAVVITRYLGATLVLPDIRGRTPSEKRKFEEIYDVEKFMKSLDGVINIASEKPAEIAAKNLAVVRVPSRVSEDYIAENIEPIFRINGNLKLATYFPSVNMKIEETQKDADSVSCLAMFSALELQPEIHEVVDLMVRRLQTLSRKSDGQFVAVDLRVEMLQRKRCKESGGAGRKSCYNAEEVGEFLRKIGFDEDTTIYVTQSRWDESLHVLKNIFPKTYTKEGIMPADKKDKFLNSGYPEFEKAIDFYICSQSDVFVPAISGMFYANVAGKRISSGKTQILVPATIPGPSAPASDFISSYVSKKSHLAYSCFC from the exons ATGGGATTCGACGCGAGGCAGGTCTTGGGAGCGGTCCTGACTTTCACCATGTTCGCAATGCTCGCGAACATGATCAGGCGAGACCATTTCGATTCGTTTCAA GTGATTGTTCCAGGGCCACCGGCTGTTCATTTTGATGTAATGAAGGTTGAGGAGAAAGGTATTTCCATGCTTCCGATGGGTAAAGGGCCTTGGAAGGGGAATGGCCAAGAGCTGAAATCTTGCTGGGCCAAgcctagatcaa AAGAGGTAGATCAGCCAAAAGGTTTCATTACATTCTCGTTATCTAATGGTCCAGAATATCACATCTTGCAG ATTGCGGATGCGGTCGTGATCACAAGGTATCTAGGGGCTACGCTTGTACTCCCTGACATCAGAGGAAGAACACCAAGTGAAAAGAG GAAATTTGAGGAAATCTATGACGTCGAGAAGTTCATGAAGAGCCTGGATGGTGTGATCAATATAGCAAGTGAGAAGCCAGCTGAAATAGCAGCAAAAAACCTTGCGGTTGTGAGGGTCCCAAGCAGGGTATCAGAAGACTACATTGCAGAAAACATTGAACCGATATTCCGAATTAACGGTAACTTGAAGCTTGCTACATACTTTCCTTCAGTAAACATGAAAATCGAGGAGACTCAGAAGGATGCGGATTCGGTCAGTTGCTTGGCAATGTTCAGCGCCCTCGAACTTCAACCGGAGATTCACGAAGTGGTCGACTTGATGGTCAGGAGGCTGCAGACCCTGAGTCGCAAGTCGGATGGCCAATTCGTCGCGGTGGATTTGAGGGTCGAGATGCTGCAAAGGAAAAGGTGCAAGGAAAGCGGAGGCGCAGGAAGGAAGAGTTGTTACAATGCAGAGGAGGTTGGCGAGTTCTTAAGGAAAATCGGGTTTGACGAGGACACCACAATTTATGTGACTCAGTCGCGGTGGGATGAAAGTCTCCATGTTTTGAAAAACATCTTCCCAAAAACTTATACTAAG GAAGGCATAATGCCTGCCGACAAGAAGGACAAGTTCCTTAACTCCGGGTATCCTGAATTTGAGAAGGCGATCGACTTCTACATCTGCTCTCAAAGCGACGTCTTTGTGCCTGCCATTTCCGGCATGTTCTACGCCAATGTTGCCGGAAAGAGGATATCTTCCGGCAAGACCCAGATACTAGTTCCAGCCACCATCCCCGGTCCGTCTGCCCCAGCCTCTGACTTCATCTCTTCTTATGTCTCTAAGAAAAGTCATTTGGCCTACTCGTGCTTCTGCTAA
- the LOC131217253 gene encoding protein MANNAN SYNTHESIS-RELATED 2-like isoform X3, translating into MGFDARQVLGAVLTFTMFAMLANMIRRDHFDSFQIADAVVITRYLGATLVLPDIRGRTPSEKRKFEEIYDVEKFMKSLDGVINIASEKPAEIAAKNLAVVRVPSRVSEDYIAENIEPIFRINGNLKLATYFPSVNMKIEETQKDADSVSCLAMFSALELQPEIHEVVDLMVRRLQTLSRKSDGQFVAVDLRVEMLQRKRCKESGGAGRKSCYNAEEVGEFLRKIGFDEDTTIYVTQSRWDESLHVLKNIFPKTYTKEGIMPADKKDKFLNSGYPEFEKAIDFYICSQSDVFVPAISGMFYANVAGKRISSGKTQILVPATIPGPSAPASDFISSYVSKKSHLAYSCFC; encoded by the exons ATGGGATTCGACGCGAGGCAGGTCTTGGGAGCGGTCCTGACTTTCACCATGTTCGCAATGCTCGCGAACATGATCAGGCGAGACCATTTCGATTCGTTTCAA ATTGCGGATGCGGTCGTGATCACAAGGTATCTAGGGGCTACGCTTGTACTCCCTGACATCAGAGGAAGAACACCAAGTGAAAAGAG GAAATTTGAGGAAATCTATGACGTCGAGAAGTTCATGAAGAGCCTGGATGGTGTGATCAATATAGCAAGTGAGAAGCCAGCTGAAATAGCAGCAAAAAACCTTGCGGTTGTGAGGGTCCCAAGCAGGGTATCAGAAGACTACATTGCAGAAAACATTGAACCGATATTCCGAATTAACGGTAACTTGAAGCTTGCTACATACTTTCCTTCAGTAAACATGAAAATCGAGGAGACTCAGAAGGATGCGGATTCGGTCAGTTGCTTGGCAATGTTCAGCGCCCTCGAACTTCAACCGGAGATTCACGAAGTGGTCGACTTGATGGTCAGGAGGCTGCAGACCCTGAGTCGCAAGTCGGATGGCCAATTCGTCGCGGTGGATTTGAGGGTCGAGATGCTGCAAAGGAAAAGGTGCAAGGAAAGCGGAGGCGCAGGAAGGAAGAGTTGTTACAATGCAGAGGAGGTTGGCGAGTTCTTAAGGAAAATCGGGTTTGACGAGGACACCACAATTTATGTGACTCAGTCGCGGTGGGATGAAAGTCTCCATGTTTTGAAAAACATCTTCCCAAAAACTTATACTAAG GAAGGCATAATGCCTGCCGACAAGAAGGACAAGTTCCTTAACTCCGGGTATCCTGAATTTGAGAAGGCGATCGACTTCTACATCTGCTCTCAAAGCGACGTCTTTGTGCCTGCCATTTCCGGCATGTTCTACGCCAATGTTGCCGGAAAGAGGATATCTTCCGGCAAGACCCAGATACTAGTTCCAGCCACCATCCCCGGTCCGTCTGCCCCAGCCTCTGACTTCATCTCTTCTTATGTCTCTAAGAAAAGTCATTTGGCCTACTCGTGCTTCTGCTAA
- the LOC131217658 gene encoding LOB domain-containing protein 24-like encodes MSASNRCAACKCLRRRCPEDCVLAPYFPSTKPQRFACVHRIYGASNASKMLQQVPVHLRAQAADSMSIEAHLRIQDPVYGCVRIISQLQHEIYMTQYELAKTQAEMALYDVRRTEPARVQDEGN; translated from the exons ATGTCTGCATCCAACCGTTGTGCAGCTTGCAAATGCCTTAGAAGAAGATGCCCTGAAGATTGTGTTTTGGCACCTTATTTTCCTTCCACAAAGCCTCAAAGATTCGCATGTGTGCACAGAATATATGGTGCAAGCAATGCTAGTAAAATGTTACAG CAAGTCCCAGTTCATTTACGCGCGCAAGCTGCCGACTCGATGTCCATTGAAGCGCATCTCCGTATCCAGGACCCCGTTTATGGGTGCGTCAGGATCATATCCCAACTACAACATGAAATATACATGACTCAGTACGAGCTAGCGAAGACGCAAGCTGAAATGGCGCTCTACGATGTTCGACGGACCGAACCGGCTCGAGTCCAA GATGAAGGGAACTGA